The window AAAAGCAAGATAGTCTGAACATACCAGTGTTTCTTGTAGATGGAGTTGAGGTACAGAACATCGATAACCTTGACCAAAAAGACATCATTAGTGTGAATGTTATCAAAAACGGTGACTTCAACAAGCTATTTTATCCACGTACTGGCGGCGTGATGCTGATTACAACAAAATCAAAAAAATATCTGAAGCCTATCATTCAAAAGTATCAGGAAAATATGAAGAAAGCAAAGAGTAACAAGAAGCCTGGGCAGATTTACATAAGATAAAGGTGCACACAAACACCTTTAATAATACGAGAACGCTATTAGACTATAGCTTTTTACATCATAACCAACGTCCAATAGTAGCTGGATAATCGTCAACTGCTACTATTGGGATTGGTTCTTATAAATAAACGAGATTGATTACATAAAATTAATACCATGCATAAAACAAAATGCAAATAGATACGATGACAGCTTCAACAAACAACTTGACCCTTATCAAATGCTATTTGTAAACTATTTTCACACAACTCAAATCTAATATATGCTCTTTTGGCTTCTTAAAGACGCCTAATTGACTTGCAAAAGGTGCCCTTTTGAAGTCTTACTAACGCCCTTTTGAAGTCCTATTAAGCACCTTTTCTTCTACAGTTTTATAACTAATTGATTTTCTGTTGGTTGCAGACATACTCTTCATACGTATTTTTGTTCTTATTTATAGATGTTTTATTTGAAATTATGTAATGATTTTTCAAATCCTTATTTGAGTAATTTTCAATATATTAAAAGAAGGGTTTTTCTGTGTCGAAAGATGATAATAGAATAGACAGTGAACAGTTTTAGCTATGTATTCGCTTAATGATTAACTTTCAATAACGTTTTAGGAAGTATAAAAGACTGTGGGCTACATCAATAAGATTGCTATTGGCAATCATACTGATACAGCCCACATTATTTATATATAGGTCTTATAGATTGAAAGACTTACTTTTTCTTCTTCATATCAAGCACCAACTTACCTACGTAAATAGCATGCTTACCATTCTGATCTTCGCCAACCATCTTGCCGTCAAGGTCTTTCACGTACTCTAACTTTGTAAGATAGGTGTGTGAGTGACCGCCCAGAACAAGGTCAAGACCACGAGTTCCTGCGATAACCTCCTCATCACTGACACCTTCTATATTCCATCCAAGGTGAGAAATACAGATAATAAGGTCGCACTTCTTTGCCTTTAATTCATTGATTACTTTCTGTGCGCATACCACAGGGTCATTATAAACAATTGGGCCATAGTTAGCTTTCACTACCAAACCATCCAATTTTGGAGCAAGACCAAAGACACCAATCTTCAGTCCGTTACGCTTCAAAATGATGTATGGCTTAACCAACTTTGCTAATTCAGTTCCTTTAAAATCATAGTTTGCACAAACGATTGGGAAGTTTGCCTTCTTAAAGAGGCGCACCATATTATCCAAACCAAAGTCAAATTCATGATTACCAATCGTAGCAGCGTCATAGTGCATCTGATTCATCAGCCCCACTTCAACATCACCCT is drawn from Prevotella melaninogenica and contains these coding sequences:
- a CDS encoding bifunctional metallophosphatase/5'-nucleotidase, whose protein sequence is MKRNILLIMFCFMAVVGFGQDKKLTILHTNDTHSQIYPLSPNLADTMKADRGGFVRRIAMLKEERAKNPDLLLFDSGDFSQGSPYYTMFKGDVEVGLMNQMHYDAATIGNHEFDFGLDNMVRLFKKANFPIVCANYDFKGTELAKLVKPYIILKRNGLKIGVFGLAPKLDGLVVKANYGPIVYNDPVVCAQKVINELKAKKCDLIICISHLGWNIEGVSDEEVIAGTRGLDLVLGGHSHTYLTKLEYVKDLDGKMVGEDQNGKHAIYVGKLVLDMKKKK